A region of the Harpia harpyja isolate bHarHar1 chromosome 14, bHarHar1 primary haplotype, whole genome shotgun sequence genome:
ATCCTACCTCTAACTCCAGCAAGCTTACAGCCTCAGTTGTAGGGACACCACATGCCAGGAATTGGAGCAGTGAAATGGGTCCCCCAGAGGCACAGGCTCTCTCTCCAGCCCACCGCATGACTTGGGCAAGTCCCTTCACCTACAAGGGTCCTTGTTTCCTCATCTGTATAACAGAAATAATATTGACCTCCTTTATGAATCGAGATCCACTGATGAAAGAGCTGGACACCCAAGTGCTAGACAGCAGCATGCAgactctttccctgctcctccaTTGCCCAGGCTTCTCCGTGCTTCTCATGAAGGTGGTGACAGAGCAAACACCTCAAGTCCTCAACATCCACTGGATGTGCCTCCAGAAGCTGCCAACCATTACCCTTTGTGCAAGTGCAAATGCAATGAGGGAAAGAGgttggggcaggagctgcctcccCTTCTAgccttcattttttcctctttctcccccagCTCAGCTCGTGCTTATTTATCTTGCCTCATGTTAAGGCCAAGATTTTACTTTCCTCTTGTGCTTTGAGCTTGGGAAAGCATCTTCTCCCATCCTAGAGTCTTCTGGTCTCCCTGCTCAGCTGCACACGGGGTCAGGGAGATGGGCTAAGACCCAAGTACTCCTCCCTGGGGCACAGAAGGAACCCAGCCTTCTGCCCAAACCCCGCTCTCCAGTGAATATCTCCTGCTCTGCAGAGACCCCTTTGTcaggaggtgggagaagggggcAGAGCTGGTCCTCACCATCTCCCTCTTTCCGCTCTATCCTCCCAACTCCTGCTAGTCCAGCAAAGTCATCTTCCTCCCTGTCAGGGATGCAGCTTTCCGTTGCCTTGGGGAACACCATCACCTCCTCACACACTCAGGCCAAAATCTCAGTAACCTGTTTGCTGGGTTTAAACTTAGGCTGCTACCCTACTCTGTCCCACCCTGGCCTCTGCTCTCTCTGGGGACATTGCCAACTCTTTCAAAGCTGCATACAGTCTGTCCCCTCCACCGCTTTGGCTGGAGACGTGCAGGAAGCCCTTGTACCCAGAGCTTCTTTCCACAGGAACAGCCCTTCCTGACTGTGGTTTCTGTGGGCACAATGGGTGGTAACCATCAGCGCCAGTGCCTGGCAGAGCCTGTAACAAAGACCGTAAGCCCCACATGCACACGTGTGCAGGTGAAGGTGTGCCCTTATCCTCTCCTCCCATATTCCCATATGGGACACCTCAATACCTAGCACAAAGTGGGATCCCAACCCTATATCTTCACCTACCTAATGCCAGAGAGCACCAAgggcagctgctctgcaaggaagGAGTCATGGGAGTGGAGCATAACACGGTGGATGGGCAGCGGCCTCACCAGCAAGAGCCCAGACCTGAGCAAGGCAAGCAGGGCAGGTCCTGTAGCAGTAACCAGGTTTAGCCTGACTCCAGACAAGTCTACAGCaatgaggcaggtctgaggttAAGTCTCCAGGTCAGGGTCCGGCTCATGGCCCCAGGACAGGGCAACACAGCTGTAACATAGCTTAGGTGGTAACCAGAGCAAAAGCTTTGGCTAAAAACAGCTCCCAAGACGAAAGAGTGAAGAGTGGTTTctccacccctccccccccaggcttcttccagctttttttcAAAGTGCTCCAAAGCCACCTCATGCTTATTTAACTGCTTGCTCTCACCAACAAACTGGCCTTAAATACTGAGGGTTAAACTTCTTGGGAGAGGGGTGCAGTCCAGTTCCTGACACAAAAGACATTCCTCAGCCCCCCAAGTTCctcaactttcttttctcttccctctcttgcTTAAGCCTTCTCTCCTGCCTTAACCAAGAGTGCAGGTCCAGAGTTGGCATTTTGCAAGCTGTGATACAGAAAACCAGTGCCTACTGGCAGAAGCTGACAGCTGGTTTCCCCCTCTTCTTTGTGCCACCTGCATGTGATTTGCTTACAATTAGGTAAAATCATACTGTTTATCCTTTCCCCTGCCCCACGCTGCAAATCTGGGAGGATCAACAATACCTGTCCTGAGAGATGTTTGTGAAACCTGTTCTTGAAgacctccagtgatggagactgCACCATCCCCCAGCAATCTGTTCTAGCACACTTCTGACATTACCTGAAAGCCTAACTTAAGCTTTTTTTGTCTGAGCTGAAATCCTTTATATCCTGTCCTGTTTGTTATGGCCGTGGCCTTCTTTGAAATGACCTCTTGGGCACTTGATGACTGTAAtatttcccttcccctcctcgctcctttccccttcccttctacAGACTACATCAACTTgattctttcagcctttcttcatgttttctgtgCTTCCCAGCATCCTCACTGACctcctttgactttttttctgttgatcTGCATTTTTTGAAGCACAGTGTCCCAGGCTAGGCATATTACTCCAGCTTATCTTAGAGGCTATGCTCCTGGCTCATATGCTCCAGGGttgtgtttgccttttctgttgcTGGTGTTCAGTTTGCTCTCCATTATACCTTGTACTCTTTTTTGAAAAACTGCATCCGCTCAGTTCCCTCACTTGTATTTGTATTGCTCACTGTTCATAAAGGTAATGCTCAAAGTTGTACCTGTTGAATTTTGCCCTATAGGTTTCAGCCCATTTCTCCCGTTTGTCAGCCTCGTGCTGAATTCTGTTGTCTTTGCTGTCCTTCACAGCCTGGAGTAATTGCAGGTTTAATAAGGCACTCATGGGTGCTAATCATCCAGGCTGttaactgaagaaattaaaacaatctGGTGTCAGAATGGACCCCTGCAAAAATCCCTTCAATATGTCCTTCCATTTTGACAACCACTGATAATTAGCACTTGAGGTACAATTATCTCACCAGTTTTGCACTCACCATGTGGTCATCTTTAACAGCCAGTGTTAAAAACCTTCCTAAAGTCAACATACATGACATCTGCTATTTTTCACTTTACACCTAAAAAATTGTGCTATACCAGGACATCAGACTGGTTTGTCAGCATTTGTTCCTGATGAGTTCACGGTGGCTGTTGTCTATCCCCTTGGTGTACTCTAGGTGCATACAAGTGCCTTGTTTAACAAGTTGTTCCAGAACTTTTCTGGGAATTGAGAAGGACTTTAAATTAGGATTAAAGAAAGCAGCTGACAAAGCATAAACAAGATCAGTTTGGGTGAGCTCTATAAAACTAATGAGGTAGGAAGAAGGTTGTTAATATAGGATTATAATAAGGCCAAGAAGGAGGGCAATCTATTGAACACTTTAGACATGTATCCCCTGAAGTTAGTAAACATTGGGCTCCTCCCCGTCTCGGTAAGGTGGGCTCCATCCTTCCCTGTTCATGGCACCTGACTTACAAGTTAAAGCAATTAAAACCAAAGCCCTTTTGGCAATATCACCTGTGTAACCATGCATTTACCTGCAGGTGTCCCTATTTGAATTGCAGTCAGGGTCCTGGGGCCAGGAACACACCATAGGCCCCAAGCCCTTCACCTGTCCACCTGGAGCCTCTTAACCAGTTTTGATCTGATCAAAACCAATCTGTGGTCACTCATGGCAGCAGCATCGGTGTCCACGAGGTTGAGCACTATTATGGAGTGGGTCACTAGGATGGGTGACTATGGCAATGTTTCAGTAACATCTCTGGTACAGGCTCTTGGGAACCAGCCTGGTTCTCCCAATATCACAGCTTGGCTGCTGGGTCCATACCTGCAGCACTCTCATTTGAAAGCCTCTGTCCTTTATGGGTGGCATTTTCTCACTGAAGTTAAGCTCGGGCTTCTATGGGCTAAGTAGCAGGCTCCAGAGAGGCATAAGGAGGGAAAATGTTTTATCTAATATTGAGGAACTGATTTTCAAGTAGCTCAAATTATACTCAAGGGTACTAAATGTTCTTGGCCTCCCTCTTATGGGAGAAAGCAGTATTGCTGGAGACTCTCTGCAGACAAAGTGTCCTCTGTCCGCAGAGAGGGGGTGTGTATAGGAAGTGCTCGTGATAGTTGGTAAAGCTTTAAAGTGAACAGCCTCGACCTCTTCGTTGCAGTAAGCACACCAAACACTAAAAATCCtttatatttctgaaacaaactaCAGCCCGATTGCCTTTGAATTAGAGCAGCAAAGAACGAGACAGATTCCGATACCACAGTTGGTAAactgctcccctccttcccaccctaTCCTCACAAGAGACAGACAGGCCTTTTGCCTGCTCTTGCTCTTGCGTCACTGAGCTTTGCTCGCTTACAGGGTTGCCAAACCCTCTGTGCCGTCCCTCTCAAGTGCCCAGGAGGAGCTGCTTtctgccagcccagcagccccttcccctcacAAGTCTTGTTCCCCCCCCAACAGGGCCCTGGATGTGCCtgtctgtttctctccctctctacCAGTCTCCACCAGTTTCCCACAGCTGCTCTCCAGAAGCTGCAGTCTCCCCTCCAgacctgcagcccagcccagcacgTGATGTGGCAAACAGCAGCCCAGCCGTGGCACAGAAACCAGGTGGACTGTGCAGGTTTGTGCAATAACCTGTGACCAGACAAATGAGAGTCATAAAGTTCAacacagctgaattttctttttgcaagATCAGCTAATACAGTTGGAAAAAATGGACAGTAATTCATAATTTTGTTTCCCACATGAAGAAGAGCTGGTGTGCCTGAAAagcttctctgcttttatttttctatcatATAAATTACTCTAATGAAAGACACAGTCTCTTACATTCTTCTCGCTAGTCTTAACACCACTGTTACTTTTTAATCTTTGACATTTCCATTTTCTAGCCAGAGATACCTCCCCTCCCTtagaaaatacattcaaaagCCTATCGCTGACCTGGAAACAAAGCATGAAAGTGATTCATTACTAGAGCACTGCTCCTACCAAGGTGAGGGGAAGGGACTAAAGATCTGGGGACAGAGGTTACACCATGAAGACAAACATCACTGAGTGCTCTCCAGTGAAGTCCTGCctccttaaaaaacccaaccaggaGTATGGTGTAGTTCATGGTGCCTTAGCAAGGGAGTGCAGCTCCATGGGGACCTACTGAGAAATTGCAGGGACATTTGGACTGTTGCTCTTGCTCATCCATGCATCAGGCTGGGTTTGGGAAGAGGAGAACAAAATGTGGAGTGTCGTTCCCCAGCTTTCTTTTATGCATTTGTAGTCCCTTCCTAGAGTGCTTGTAAATAGGAAAGTTGTACTCTTAAGGGCACCTGTAGACAGTGGTTTAAATTTCCTGGGCTTTGGGATGGGAATGTGACTCAATTTAAATGTCGGGAGAGATTTAGTTATAGTGAACATGgcctgctgttctgcctgcagctgccagcagttGTTTAATGTACAGAATAACACAATTATTATGAACCATACAGCCTACTCAGTGGAGCTGTAACAATGGCAGCCATTTACAAAGATGGCTCTTACTTCTCTGTGACTTTCTCTGCAGTAATTTCATCTCTCATAACCTGCTCAAGGAAAGACTcagttaaaaataacagaagatgaGCATTAATCCTCTCCACAAATGTGGACACATTCACATGTCCTCAACATAATGGTTCAGCAAGACCTAATTTTGTTGGGGGCTGAGAGGGCTGTATTACGCTgttgctgaaatcagtgggagaaATTGTCTGACAGAGACTCAGGTTTGGTAGATGGATATGGTAGATATAACATTTCTAAAGGGCCCACTTTCAATTCATCACTAATCATCACTTTTGGTCATAAATGATCAGCAAATGATGAGGCAGTACTATGCTTCTGAGCAACACCTTTTTTGTTCACCAGACAACACAGAAAGACTGAATCTCTTCTTAAACACAAAACTAATCCTAGACCATTGAGTCATTataaaaatttccatttaaatccCAATCTCTtggcaaggaaaagaaagaagtctcCTCTTACCCCTGACTCACTATTCCTCCCCTACACCCATGGTTCTTCAACATCACCACATTTCCAAGCCCTGGCATAGCTGTGACACCCAGTGCCACATCTGTTCATGGCCCTTGGGAGACAGAAGACACTTGTGACAAGCTCACTGGGGATCCTTAGAGTTGGTGCTCACTCTTGCTGTGTTACAGGAGGCCTTTCTGGAGACAGATCCTTCTCTTCTGCCATGCCAGCTCTCAGTCAGCTTAGTTATTTctacagtagagaaaaaaaacctttcagataCCTACCGCCAAAGTTAACTGTAACAAACATGAATCTCTCTCACACGTAGGTTGGATGTAGAGGTGGGCTCACAATGTCCTTTGCAACTAAACAGGATGGTTCTTGACTATGAGGACACACTGGACAGAAACTCAGTGGAAACTTCACTGTTCATAGTTAGTTTTGACACAGACCGCAGGATTTGCAGTAGTTCCTTATTTTGCCTTGCCTATGCTGAAAAATTAATATCTAGTCTTGCATAGTCTTGCCTGACCTCAGAGGTATCCCTCAAAACAGCAGTAACAGTTGGTCCCTGCCCATCAGTGTCACCACTAGTGGTTTGATCTGCAGCTGTACTGACAGCCATGGCTGTTCCCAACCCCTCCATGGGAGGTCTCTGAGCTCAGTCATGCCCCAGTACTCGTCAGTCCACTGTGACGACTGATGATGCAGCTCCACAGCCTCAACCAGTCTGCACCAGGGTTCTGCACTCCAGGCCTCCCCTGCTACCCTGACAGCACtttcctgccctgcccagccaccAGCACACGTGTTGAACTGGGTCAAGATGCTCATCAGGGAGCAGTGAGGGCCGGCTACTCCCTAAGGAACAGGAGCTGGGAGGCACACCATGGCCAACAGAGCACGAGCAAGGCCCGTCCCACTGCCCGGGCATGGGGCAAGCAGGGCAGACCCAGGGACTGCAGCCAGATCCAACTGAGAGCCCAGATCACCAGCCAAATTCACAGAGACAAGGCAAGCCTGAGGTCAAGCTGGAAAGTCAACCTatgggtcaggatcaggcccagtgGGGGTAACCAGCATCAAACATAGCCCGGTGATGGCCAGTGAGATCcatggtgatgaggcaggtctgaggtcaagctgggaagtcagcCCAAGGGTCAAGGACTGGATCAACAGGCTCCATGGGGCAAACACAGGCaaggctgtggctgagctggagatGGGCGCTCCTGCAacagctcaggcagggactgCTGGGCCCCTCTTGAGGGGTTTGTACTTTTGCATAACTACTTGCCAGTTTTACTGTACAAGTTTGTTCATATGTATTCACGGAGACAAAGATCTAATTCTCTTTCAGGTACATGAGTTATCATGGAAACATGGAAATGTTGCTATGAAGGCATGCCTGGAGGCCTCGAGTCCAACAGCCCAACTGAAGCAAGATTGTCACAACATCAGAGCAGGTGAGCCATGGCTTTGTCTAGTCAAGCCTTAGAAATCCCCAAGGGTAGAGATCACACAGCCTGTCTGGGTCACCTATAGCAGGCCGTACAACCCTCCTGATGAGGACGTTTCCCTAATGTCTGGTCAAAACTTTCCAAGCCACCATTTGTGGCCACTGCCCTTTGCTATATCATCTGATGCCAAGAAGGAAAATATGTCTCTGTCATCTCTGCAGCTACCCCACAGGCAGTTACACATTATTACTGGATTTTGCTTCCTCTTTGCCCACTTCTGCTCAAAGGCCACATTCTCTGGACTCTTGACCATCCTGGCCGCCGTCTGCAGGACCCCAGTCCAGATCTTCCACATCCTTCCTCACCGTGGACCCTGGACAGGACTGAAAGTTGCAGATACACCAGCACCAGGTCAAAGAGGGAATAATAACTCCCTGCAATGCGCTGGTCATGCTTCTCTTCATGAAGCCCGGGACGTACTTGGACTTATTTGCCAGAGGAGCTCGCTGATGGATGACCCGTTTATGTGCAGACTGGCTCGTGTTCAGTGATAACAGCCGGTGAAAGACAGGAGAACCCTGGCTTTACTGTCATTACATTACGCGTATTGCAACCAGCGCCGCGCAGTTCTGTATTTTGGCTCGGTTTTGAAAGCAAGCATTTTTCAATcctctctgaaaaaaacagtaactGCGAATACACCACGCTGACCACCCCGGCGCCCCCGAGGCGACCCTCTCTGCAGCGAcaccccgcccccgccccggcggccccgccccgcccccgtgGCCCCGCCCCGGCGGTCCCCGCCTCGGCCCCGTGGCCGCGTCCCGCTCCGGCGGAGGctgtgccggtgccggtggcggcCATGGCGGGCGGTCGGGCGGCGCGGCGGCTGTGGCGGCTCTGCAACCTCCTCATGGCCGCTTTCTTCGGGCTGGCGGCCGCCGTGCAGGTGAGGGCGGAGCCGGCCGGGCTGGGGGCGGCAGGCGGCTCCCCTGCGGTCCCCTCCCCCTCTCGCGGAGCTTGgccccggccggggcggcggctgTAGGGTCTCAGTGCGCGCCTCCTCGCTGCAGGTGAACGACCCCGACGCCGGGCTGTGGACAGTGAGTACGGGCTGCCTTTCCTGCCGGGCAGCTGGAGCGGGGCGGGCGCTGGGGACAGGCGCCGGGGGCGGCCCTTCTGCTGCGGCTCCGCCTGCCGGCGCCTTCCCCGAGGGGGCCCCGGTGGCCCCAGCGTCGCTCCGCTGCACCCATCCGCCCTGCGCCTGGTCCGAACCGGGGCCGCCGGCGGAAACCGGCTCCCTGCTTTTAGGGGAAGAGCAAGCAGGCGGCGGGAAAACAATCTGTCTACTGCAGTGACGGCTGAAATCCGACCGTGCTTCCAGGAGCTTCCTTATTTCACCCCAGATTTGCACCAGCCCCCCGCAAAGCATTGGTTCCCTGTGCAGAACACACCTAACTGCTCTCGTTCCTCCTGCCCTGCGCCCGACCCCCTGACCGGGCGACCTCCTGCCTCCATCGCCACCTCTTCTTGCCTTGAATCACCAGCTGGACTGCTTTCTGTCTCCACTCAACTCGGCAGGGCTTCCTCAGCCTCCAGGGGAAACCTAGAGGGAAACCCTCTTCTCTGCCCACTTTGCCAGCCCTTTCTCGGGCACGCAAACAGCCTGGTGGCCCTGGCCCGGTGTGCACCGGGCTTGGAGCTGAGGGGCAAGGGGGAATGTCTCTGTATGTGGCAGGGGTTGTCCCCTGCATGTCCCCTGTGCAGTGGGACATCCCTTGTGCGGGTGAGCCCAGCTGAcggcggcagggctgggctgcgcTGTGGCAGCAAAGGGGGCTCCTGCTCCCAGGGGAGCCACCCAGTGCAGGTGGAGGGTTTGGGGGGCCTGGAGGGGGGGTCCCGTAGGGGCTTTCTCTAGGGAATCAAGATGCAGtgcaaggggctctgcagcaggctGGCTGGGCAGCGAGGACTCGGTAACCCAGAAGCTGAGGAACAAGGGCTGGCACTCAGCTGATGGTCCAGGATTTTGGGTGGTGATGGTGAAGATGAGCAGTAGCAGTGCCAGGGCACACCACGGGGAGCGGGATTGGCAGCTGTCCTGTGCATCTGAGGAACTGCTGTGAAGGGGAGCAGCCTTGATGTGGATGGGGCTTCTGCTTCCTTATCTTGCAAAGTTTTGCTACAAAGTAGATTTATGTTTCATTAACAGGTTGTCTACTTAGTGCCAGCTGCCCTGACGCTGCTTGTCAGCGTTAAGCCTTCAATAACAGGTATGGTACTGGCATGCAAAACAGAGTCTCTGCTCAAATTTTGCTCCCAGAAGTTTTTTTGAATCACAGCTTAAGTTCAGGCCACGTGGAAACATGTCCTATTACCTTTTGAGGGCAAAAAGCTGTGGGACCTGCTTCTACAAAAGCTGGTCATTGGTTTAATGCTTGTGGTTAGACATGCTGCAGGTGAACAGAGGAGCCCTGCATGAAGGCCTGCTGCTGGGATGGTCTTACCGTTGCACCCTGATTCCAGCGCTCAAAGCCTGAGTGGAGCACAAGCCTGGGAGCATGCTCTGAACCTGGCTCTGGTGTTGATGTTAGCCCGTTGATTCACTTTGTTTCCTTGTTGTAAATCTGCGTTTTTGCTTATCTACCTTATAGAAGAGCAGATGGGCTCTGCACAATCCTTTGAAAGAGCTAAAGGTCTTGTTCAGTATCAAGTATTGCAGCTACCCCACAAAGCGCATGGGCAGCAATGGGGATGTTTAGAGGCTTCAGTGCAGTGGCTGAGTTTCCAAGGGCATATATGCTAAGGAGGCAAATGCTACATCACATGTTGAGACAATCAGTCACATCAAATTTGGTCCAGGACTCCAGAAAATagttcattttttgtattttcatccagtagaaataatttttaaataatgacattttaTATACACAAAGTGACTGTATCTTTTCTGGATGAATACTTACTCTGAATAAACTAAAACCACACTtatgccaaaaaagaaaatcttcaagaGTGCATGTTGTTGTTACAAATCACACCATTGTAGTCTCATCAGCATTCTGGCTACCTTAAGCATATAAAATGGCAGCATTCATAAAGCCAAAACCTGTGAGGGTTGGTTGCCTGTGGTTTTGAACATTTCAGGGGAGGTTTATTTGTGTGATAGGTGTAGCTTCAACATGATGGCATTTGGCTGGTCAAGAGAATCTGCATGTTAAAGTCACAAGTAGGTTTTTGTTACTTGTGCCAAGATCTGTggaaaatgaagattaaaatagCACAACTATTGTATAACTGGACATTTATGTAAATTCACCAAGGGATATTTGCCCTTTAAGTCTATGGAAGACCCAGATTCtgtctctgctgagctgcagtaagTTCAGCAAAATGGGGCATCAGTTACTACATTGGGTCACACTGAGCTCTTGAATTTTGGCAGCTTGTCGTCTTTAATGCTTGCCTGGAGGGGTCAGTGCCCAGAAAAGACTGCTTTGAACTTTACAGGTTTTGCCGTTGACATTGCTGAGATCAGGGAGAACTGCCCGTGTCGTTTGCTCACCCCTCCCCCACGAGGCCCTGGGAATGGACATGGAAAGCCACAAGAGTCTGTGGGCCCATTCAGATATTTCACAccatctgtatttctctgtttaaaaacatcaGTCCCCAGGCAGACATGTCATCAGTGTTGCTCATCATCACCGGCAAAATCTCAGGCAGAGGCTTATCAGGGAGTGTGAGGGATGCTCCCTGCAGTGTGGTGGGTGCTCGGTACTCCTGACagctggctgggagctggggctcGCTCCCCTGGACTCCAGTGGTCCTCTGGGGTCATGCTGATCATCTGGTTGTGGCTGTGAGCTCCGGAAAGGCTGTTCCTCCTGCTTATGAGAACTTTCATTTGTAATCcaccttgtgatttttttccatgcatgttGAATGCTGGAGcctgttttcatagaatcatagaatgattttgTTTGCTGGAGAGAATAGGAAACTGTTTTAATTGAGGTGCTGCTGCCAAGAAGTTGCATTCCTAGGAAAGCAAGCCCCAAGCCCACTAGTGTTTTATTTTCAACACCACTTTCTAGCAGATTTCTGTGGTCATAAAGATGCTGGTATTAATTCTATCTTCCTGCCTAAGATGTGTGTGTTTGCTGGAGGCATCTTTTTTAGCAACTCAGTTGCTTTTTGATTTATAGGGTTTACTTCATGCTACATTGCAGTTGCTGGCagtctatttttttcctcagataatGGTGTTTGGAGGAGCCTCTGTGACCTTCATTCTGCTGGTTGTATTATTGGGACCTTTGCCTTGGCTTGTTCTTTGTTTGCTTATGCTCAAGGAAACATTTTGCACGAAGAGGAAGGCAGGTaagcagtgatttttattttcccctgcaTGAATCAGTATGCCAGGCCATATTCTTCTGGTGGTCACCTTGCTAAACTTTATTTGCTGGGCTGTTGCAGTGAGTGCTCTTGGTCCAGGGGAATCAAACCAAGGAGGAGGGACCATAGTGCTCCAAACCAGCGATTTGTTGGACAAAAGAGCTAAAGGGAGAGTGAACAGTTGTGATTACTTGCCTGATTGTGGCAGTTAGATTTAATTTGGGGCAGTTCTGGCTTTCAAAGCCCAGGGCACTAGCACAGTGAAACAGCTTTGTGTTCTCTTGCTGGAGCTGTATaggaattaatgttttaaaaactctTGAGATGATGCCATATGCATGTTTATCTGGCTTGGGCCGCTGAGTCCTCTGAACTGCCAGGGGTTGAGCGGGAGGGATGATTTCTCACCTGGACATTCGGTTGTTTGCCTAAAGTAGGTGCTTGCATGGCACTGAGGTGAAGTACTGGTGGCTACTGCAGCTGTTTATGGTCTGGATCACTGGgatgctgctttgctctgtgttAATGAGGGAAATGTGCTGTGGAATGTAAGTTTAGCAGCGGAACAAAAAGTGCAAGCAGGGATTTTTGCAGCTGTATAGATGGGTTGTGTGTTTGTAGATTTGTGGTAGGAAGCAAAGTTACTCCATGTAAATACCTTTATGATTATAATCCTAGTAAAATACATTGAACTTCTCCAAAAGAGCAGACACTACTGTTTTGGAggcaaaatttgtattttttaaaagtaaacatctgcttgtattattttttgatctgttttttgtttggctttttagaGAGTTGTTTGGTCTGGTGATTATTACAATATGGATGAGTCTTTGTCGCAGTTCAGCAAagtaagttttgtttctttttttaatccattcatATGTTCACATTTAGTGACTAGCTTCTTGAAAACACACAGTTGATTTTGgcagcttgtttttctgtttcatgtcACTGTCTGAACCTTCTCAGATACCTAAGCAGCAGTAACTGGTGCTACAGCCTGTAGGATCTTGAACAGATAAAAGTCTGTGCGGGGAAGGTAAAGCtacatgaaacatttttcctgCTCCCCCTTCCATAAGGGGCCACAACTGCTATTGAACTGCAAAGCTATTTCTGCTATTGCTCCCAATTTACAGAACTTTCCAGTGAGCGTCTCTGTACTGGTGTCCTCTGCAtccaccggagcaggtgggtgatgcaggcagagctggcagaaggCTCTGGGTGGCTGCCTGGCTGCAGTGCCTCCACACTTTTCCCCTCCAGACTCTTCAGAGGACTGTGCTACAGCAGTTTTGCTAAATACCTGTTAGCTGGGAGCATGAAAAATCCCAATCTGCCAAACAGTAACTTCGTGCTGGGAAAACATGTCACAATGTCACATGCTCTGGGCAAgcagggtgcttttttttttttttt
Encoded here:
- the TMEM220 gene encoding transmembrane protein 220 isoform X1, encoding MAGGRAARRLWRLCNLLMAAFFGLAAAVQVNDPDAGLWTVVYLVPAALTLLVSVKPSITDNGVWRSLCDLHSAGCIIGTFALACSLFAYAQGNILHEEEGRELFGLVIITIWMSLCRSSAKNPLGGVRLIAAIVVALFPFVSWLYIYVNKEMRASWPTHCKTVI
- the TMEM220 gene encoding transmembrane protein 220 isoform X2 — translated: MAGGRAARRLWRLCNLLMAAFFGLAAAVQVVYLVPAALTLLVSVKPSITDNGVWRSLCDLHSAGCIIGTFALACSLFAYAQGNILHEEEGRELFGLVIITIWMSLCRSSAKNPLGGVRLIAAIVVALFPFVSWLYIYVNKEMRASWPTHCKTVI